A DNA window from Streptococcus parapneumoniae contains the following coding sequences:
- the acpS gene encoding holo-ACP synthase yields the protein MIVGHGIDIEELASIERAAARHEGFAKRVLTAQEMERFNSLKGRRQIEYLAGRWSAKEAFSKAMGTGIGKLGFQDLEVLNNERGAPYFSQSPFSGKIWLSISHTDQFVTASVILEENHES from the coding sequence ATGATAGTTGGACACGGAATTGACATCGAAGAATTGGCTTCGATAGAAAGAGCGGCTGCACGACATGAAGGCTTTGCCAAGCGCGTGCTGACCGCTCAGGAAATGGAACGGTTTAACAGTCTTAAAGGGCGCAGGCAAATCGAATATTTGGCTGGTCGCTGGTCGGCTAAAGAAGCCTTTTCCAAGGCCATGGGAACGGGAATTGGCAAGCTCGGTTTTCAGGATTTAGAAGTCTTAAACAATGAACGCGGGGCGCCTTATTTTAGTCAGTCACCATTTTCAGGAAAAATTTGGCTATCTATCAGCCATACCGATCAGTTTGTGACAGCCAGTGTCATTTTGGAGGAAAATCATGAAAGCTAG
- a CDS encoding 3-deoxy-7-phosphoheptulonate synthase, whose amino-acid sequence MAFIEKGQEIDMEVIKAETQLSAEALRLKESRDRELADIISGEDDRLLLVIGPCSSDNEEAVLEYARRLSALQKKVADKIFMVMRVYTAKPRTNGDGYKGLVHQPDTSKAPSLINGLQAVRQLHYRVITETGLTTADEMLYPSNLILVDDLVSYHAVGARSVEDQEHRFVASGIDAPVGMKNPTSGNLGVMFNAIYAAQNKQTFLYHGQEVETSGNPLSHVILRGAVNEYGNYMPNYYYENLLQAIERYETMGLENPFILIDTNHDNSGKQYMEQIRIVRQTLQNRDWNEKIKKTVRGFMIESYLADGRQNQPEVFGCSITDPCLGWENTEALVEEIYATLAE is encoded by the coding sequence ATGGCATTTATTGAAAAAGGTCAAGAAATCGATATGGAAGTCATTAAGGCTGAAACCCAATTGTCTGCGGAAGCCTTGAGACTCAAGGAAAGCCGTGACAGGGAATTGGCAGACATTATTTCAGGGGAAGATGACCGTCTCCTTTTGGTAATTGGTCCTTGCTCTTCTGATAATGAAGAAGCTGTCTTGGAATATGCCCGCCGCTTGTCAGCCTTGCAAAAGAAGGTAGCGGACAAGATTTTCATGGTTATGCGCGTTTATACTGCTAAGCCTCGTACCAACGGAGACGGCTATAAAGGGTTGGTTCACCAGCCAGACACTTCTAAGGCTCCAAGCCTGATTAACGGTTTGCAGGCTGTGCGCCAGTTGCACTACCGAGTGATTACAGAGACTGGTTTGACGACGGCAGATGAGATGCTTTATCCGTCAAATCTAATTTTGGTGGATGACTTGGTCAGCTACCATGCTGTTGGAGCTCGTTCTGTGGAAGACCAAGAGCACCGCTTTGTGGCTTCTGGGATTGATGCACCAGTAGGGATGAAAAATCCAACCTCAGGAAATTTGGGTGTTATGTTTAACGCCATCTATGCTGCTCAAAATAAGCAAACCTTCCTTTATCATGGGCAGGAAGTTGAGACTTCAGGTAATCCTTTGTCCCATGTCATCCTCCGTGGAGCAGTTAACGAGTATGGCAATTATATGCCGAATTACTACTATGAAAACCTACTCCAAGCCATTGAACGCTATGAAACCATGGGACTTGAAAATCCCTTTATCCTCATTGATACCAACCATGATAACTCAGGCAAGCAGTATATGGAGCAGATTCGAATTGTTCGCCAGACCTTGCAAAATCGTGATTGGAATGAGAAAATTAAAAAGACAGTTCGAGGATTTATGATTGAATCTTACCTAGCAGATGGTCGTCAAAACCAACCAGAGGTCTTTGGCTGCTCTATTACAGATCCTTGCCTAGGTTGGGAAAATACAGAGGCTTTGGTAGAAGAAATCTATGCTACCTTGGCAGAATAA
- a CDS encoding 3-deoxy-7-phosphoheptulonate synthase, translating to MVFTAKSPKINIEEVRALSKLEGQALERKSQRDQELEAIIRGENQRILLVIGPCSSDNEEAVLEYAKRLAVLQEEVADRIFMVMRVYTAKPRTNGDGYKGLIHQPNATEAPSLINGIKAVRHLHYRVITETGMTTADEMLYPENLPLVDDLISYMAVGARSVEDQQHRFVASGAGFSTGFKNPTSGNLNVMFNGIYAAQNKQSFLFLGKEVETTGNPLSHAILRGALNEYGNNIPNYYYDNLIETIAQYEKMGLENPFIIIDTNHDNSGKQYIEQIRIVRQTLINRAWNEKIKQFVRGFMIESYLEDGRQNEPEVFGKSITDPCLGWDNTEALVREIYKTLGE from the coding sequence ATGGTATTTACAGCAAAAAGTCCTAAAATCAATATTGAAGAAGTTCGTGCCTTGTCAAAATTAGAAGGCCAAGCTTTGGAGAGAAAATCACAGCGCGATCAAGAGCTAGAAGCCATTATACGTGGAGAAAACCAACGAATTCTCTTGGTAATCGGGCCATGCTCATCTGACAATGAAGAAGCTGTTCTTGAGTACGCTAAGCGTTTGGCAGTCTTACAAGAAGAAGTGGCAGACCGTATCTTTATGGTTATGCGTGTTTATACTGCCAAACCCCGTACTAACGGAGATGGTTACAAAGGCTTGATTCACCAGCCTAACGCGACAGAAGCGCCTAGTCTTATCAACGGAATTAAAGCCGTTCGTCATCTTCATTATCGTGTCATCACGGAAACAGGTATGACGACAGCTGATGAAATGCTTTATCCTGAAAATCTTCCGCTTGTAGATGATTTGATTTCTTACATGGCAGTTGGTGCCCGTTCAGTTGAAGACCAGCAACACCGCTTTGTGGCCAGTGGGGCAGGATTTTCTACTGGTTTTAAAAATCCAACCTCTGGAAATCTCAATGTCATGTTTAATGGGATTTATGCTGCTCAAAACAAACAAAGTTTCCTTTTCTTAGGAAAAGAAGTAGAAACAACTGGGAACCCGCTTTCACACGCTATTCTTCGTGGTGCTCTTAATGAGTATGGTAACAATATTCCCAACTACTATTATGACAATTTAATTGAGACCATTGCCCAGTATGAGAAAATGGGCTTGGAAAATCCTTTTATCATCATTGATACCAATCATGACAATTCTGGTAAGCAGTATATTGAACAGATCCGAATTGTCCGCCAGACCTTGATTAACCGTGCTTGGAATGAAAAAATTAAGCAGTTCGTTCGTGGTTTTATGATTGAGTCTTATCTGGAAGATGGTCGACAAAATGAGCCAGAAGTATTTGGTAAGTCTATCACAGACCCTTGCTTGGGTTGGGATAACACAGAAGCTCTTGTCAGAGAAATTTACAAAACGTTAGGAGAATAA